The Canis aureus isolate CA01 chromosome 11, VMU_Caureus_v.1.0, whole genome shotgun sequence genome has a segment encoding these proteins:
- the LOC144323311 gene encoding uncharacterized protein LOC144323311 isoform X1, translating to MASRGPAQPQGETKADAGAGGAASGQRAGPGAAGAGGRGLPAPRLAGAAGVAPSRGGRSSSPAVRRFPAFPALLPAAACARSSARPLRLEGAARRGACGPGAAAGRLGGSEKLLAEPQPEIGARTKTRPSWSPSWSPSWSPSAALGSVHPPLPPPAPGSFPPSSCRGRWRPSGGCRWRLPGTPRRRAAVQTARGASPAACSVCRARCQGKDTCETFVPLAPHQRVPNHVSPRACARSSLATPAPRVATVPHGEVEAQQANAQTCVRLVASSVLPKDQLRICCK from the exons ATGGCGTCGCGCGGCCCCGCCCAGCCGCAGGGCGAGACCAAAGCAGACGCTGGCGCGGGGGGGGCCGCCTCGGGACAGCgggcgggcccgggggcggcCGGAGCGGGCGGCCGGggtctccccgccccccgcctcgcGGGCGCTGCCGGGGTTGCGCCCTCCCGGGGGGGCCGCTCCTCCAGCCCCGCGGTCCGCCGCTTCCCCGCCTTCCCCGCCCTGTTGCCTGCCGCCGCCTGCGCGCGCTCGTCTGCGCGTCCGCTCCGGCTGgagggcgcggcgcggcggggggcgTGCGGACCCGGAGCTGCGGCCGGACGGCTCGGCGGCTCCGAGAAGCTGCTCGCGGAGCCCCAGCCGGAGATCGGCGCCCGAACAAAGACCCGCCCGAGCTGGAGCCCGAGCTGGAGCCCGAGCTGGAGCCCGAGCGCAGCGCTGGGCTCCGtgcatccccccctccccccgcccgccccgggctcCTTCCCGCCCTCCTCCTGCCGCGGCAGGTGGAGACCCTCCGGAGGCTGCCGGTGGCGCCTCCCAGGCACGCCCAGACGCCGGGCTGCAGTGCAAACCGCGCGCGGTGCCTCGCCGGCCGCGTGCAGCGTGTGTCGCGCCAGGTGCCAAGGGAAGGACACGTGCGAGACCTTTGTCCCCCTCGCCCCACACCAGCGCGTCCCGAACCACGTCTCCCCGCGGGCGTGTGCCCGCTCTTCTTTAGCAACCCCGGCTCCTAGGGTGGCCACGGTGCCACATGGGGAAGTCGAGGCTCAGCAAGCAAACGCTCAG acCTGCGTGCGGCTGGTGGCTAGCAGCGTGCTGCCTAAGGACCAGCTCCGGATTTGTTGCAAGTGA
- the LOC144323311 gene encoding uncharacterized protein LOC144323311 isoform X2 codes for MASRGPAQPQGETKADAGAGGAASGQRAGPGAAGAGGRGLPAPRLAGAAGVAPSRGGRSSSPAVRRFPAFPALLPAAACARSSARPLRLEGAARRGACGPGAAAGRLGGSEKLLAEPQPEIGARTKTRPSWSPSWSPSWSPSAALGSVHPPLPPPAPGSFPPSSCRGRWRPSGGCRWRLPGTPRRRAAVQTARGASPAACSVCRARCQGKDTCETFVPLAPHQRVPNHVSPRACARSSLATPAPRVATVPHGEVEAQQANAQVRQ; via the coding sequence ATGGCGTCGCGCGGCCCCGCCCAGCCGCAGGGCGAGACCAAAGCAGACGCTGGCGCGGGGGGGGCCGCCTCGGGACAGCgggcgggcccgggggcggcCGGAGCGGGCGGCCGGggtctccccgccccccgcctcgcGGGCGCTGCCGGGGTTGCGCCCTCCCGGGGGGGCCGCTCCTCCAGCCCCGCGGTCCGCCGCTTCCCCGCCTTCCCCGCCCTGTTGCCTGCCGCCGCCTGCGCGCGCTCGTCTGCGCGTCCGCTCCGGCTGgagggcgcggcgcggcggggggcgTGCGGACCCGGAGCTGCGGCCGGACGGCTCGGCGGCTCCGAGAAGCTGCTCGCGGAGCCCCAGCCGGAGATCGGCGCCCGAACAAAGACCCGCCCGAGCTGGAGCCCGAGCTGGAGCCCGAGCTGGAGCCCGAGCGCAGCGCTGGGCTCCGtgcatccccccctccccccgcccgccccgggctcCTTCCCGCCCTCCTCCTGCCGCGGCAGGTGGAGACCCTCCGGAGGCTGCCGGTGGCGCCTCCCAGGCACGCCCAGACGCCGGGCTGCAGTGCAAACCGCGCGCGGTGCCTCGCCGGCCGCGTGCAGCGTGTGTCGCGCCAGGTGCCAAGGGAAGGACACGTGCGAGACCTTTGTCCCCCTCGCCCCACACCAGCGCGTCCCGAACCACGTCTCCCCGCGGGCGTGTGCCCGCTCTTCTTTAGCAACCCCGGCTCCTAGGGTGGCCACGGTGCCACATGGGGAAGTCGAGGCTCAGCAAGCAAACGCTCAGGTCAGGCAGTGA